In Anaerolineales bacterium, one DNA window encodes the following:
- a CDS encoding SPFH domain-containing protein, producing the protein MFNETFGFLTCLIGAIVVIGFVFLANAIRIVPEYQRLVVFRLGRCVGARGPGIVILIPVIDRGVKADLREQVREIPQQTSITMDNAPISIDFLWYFKVLDPAQSVLQVGNFESAAAGIAATTLRAVIGGIALDDVLSQREHINNQLRTRLDEVTERWGVKVTNVEIREIVPPRDVQDAMNRQMTAERVRRALVTESMGDQQAAINRAEGTKQAAILSAQGERESNILRAEGERQAQLLRAEGFAQALEAIFNAAKSIDQKTMTLQYFETLKSIGTSPSTKYIFPMEFTSMLDNFLGKDSKK; encoded by the coding sequence ATGTTTAATGAAACATTTGGTTTTCTAACCTGCCTGATCGGCGCGATTGTTGTCATTGGTTTTGTCTTCCTTGCCAATGCCATCCGCATCGTACCCGAGTATCAGCGTCTGGTTGTGTTCCGCCTTGGTCGTTGTGTGGGCGCGCGCGGGCCTGGGATCGTGATCCTTATCCCGGTGATTGACCGCGGTGTCAAAGCGGATTTGCGCGAGCAGGTGCGCGAAATCCCACAGCAAACCTCGATCACCATGGACAATGCGCCGATTTCAATTGATTTTCTATGGTACTTTAAGGTTTTGGACCCGGCTCAGTCCGTCCTGCAGGTGGGCAACTTTGAATCTGCCGCCGCGGGTATTGCAGCAACAACCTTGCGCGCTGTGATCGGCGGTATCGCCCTGGATGATGTGCTGTCTCAACGTGAGCACATCAACAACCAGCTTCGCACGCGTTTGGATGAAGTGACGGAGCGCTGGGGTGTGAAGGTAACGAACGTGGAAATCCGCGAGATCGTCCCGCCGCGCGATGTTCAGGATGCGATGAACCGCCAGATGACGGCGGAACGTGTCCGCCGTGCGTTGGTGACCGAATCCATGGGCGACCAGCAGGCGGCCATCAACCGAGCGGAAGGTACCAAGCAGGCTGCGATCCTTTCGGCTCAAGGCGAGCGGGAATCCAACATCCTGCGTGCGGAAGGCGAACGCCAGGCTCAGCTGTTACGTGCCGAGGGTTTTGCCCAGGCGCTTGAAGCGATCTTCAATGCGGCGAAGTCCATTGACCAGAAGACCATGACGCTTCAATATTTTGAAACGCTCAAGTCCATCGGCACAAGCCCGTCCACGAAATACATTTTCCCGATGGAATTCACCAGCATGCTGGATAACTTCCTTGGCAAAGACAGCAAGAAGTAA
- a CDS encoding GNAT family N-acetyltransferase — translation MKASILDLNALRKLEKESFAKDAWPLFDLIAVLTFPDVIRLKAVENSQMVGFIAGDPRPRDGWGWVATIAVDPRYQRRGIGRALLHECERQLGVPRSRLTVRLSNQAAISMYQKEGYATADVWKAYYNDGEDALVMEKNL, via the coding sequence ATGAAGGCATCCATCCTCGATCTTAACGCGCTCCGCAAATTGGAAAAGGAAAGCTTCGCCAAGGATGCGTGGCCCCTCTTCGACTTGATCGCTGTTTTGACATTTCCGGACGTGATCCGACTCAAGGCTGTGGAAAATTCTCAAATGGTGGGATTTATCGCAGGAGACCCGCGTCCGCGCGACGGGTGGGGCTGGGTTGCCACCATTGCGGTTGATCCACGCTATCAGCGGCGCGGCATCGGTCGCGCGCTCCTGCATGAATGTGAACGTCAGCTTGGCGTGCCTCGCTCACGCTTGACAGTGCGCCTGTCCAACCAGGCCGCCATCTCCATGTACCAAAAGGAAGGCTACGCAACGGCAGACGTCTGGAAGGCGTATTACAATGACGGAGAAGATGCGTTGGTAATGGAAAAGAATTTATGA
- the wecB gene encoding UDP-N-acetylglucosamine 2-epimerase (non-hydrolyzing) has protein sequence MKILSVFGTRPEAVKMAPIVKLLAHTAGVESVVCVTAQHRQMLDQVVDLFEIKPDYDLDLMREDQSLAQLSAAIFTHLDPVLSEFKPDWVLAQGDTTTVAITSLLAYFQRIKFGHVEAGLRTHNKWQPFPEEINRRVAGVTADLHFAPTEWSKQNLLREGIDENIIKVTGNTVIDALQFVSEQPQPQEITELLRGKLKSNKLILVTAHRRENFGKPMEDICHALIELARRGNVEIVYPVHLNPNVQEPVNRLLKGMKHITLLPPLDYLPLVHLMKRAALILTDSGGIQEEAPAFGIPTLVLRDVTERPEGVAAGTLKLVGTETSRIVEEAKRLLDDESAYAEMARAANPYGDGHASEKIVEALLAYE, from the coding sequence TTGAAAATTCTCTCTGTCTTTGGCACACGCCCGGAAGCCGTGAAAATGGCTCCCATTGTAAAACTGCTTGCTCATACAGCCGGCGTGGAATCGGTCGTCTGTGTGACTGCACAACACCGCCAGATGCTCGACCAGGTTGTGGATTTATTCGAGATCAAACCTGATTACGACCTGGACCTGATGCGCGAAGACCAATCCCTCGCGCAGCTGAGCGCCGCGATCTTCACCCATCTTGACCCTGTTCTTTCAGAGTTCAAACCCGACTGGGTGCTGGCGCAGGGGGATACAACCACGGTTGCCATCACCTCCCTGCTGGCCTATTTCCAGCGCATCAAATTCGGTCATGTCGAGGCCGGTTTACGGACGCACAACAAATGGCAGCCCTTCCCCGAGGAGATCAACCGCCGGGTGGCCGGAGTTACGGCAGACCTGCATTTCGCGCCAACGGAGTGGTCCAAACAAAACCTTTTGCGTGAAGGGATCGATGAAAACATCATCAAAGTGACGGGCAATACCGTCATTGACGCGCTGCAATTCGTCAGCGAACAGCCGCAGCCGCAGGAAATCACTGAACTGCTACGTGGAAAACTAAAAAGCAACAAGCTAATCCTCGTTACTGCCCACCGCCGCGAAAACTTCGGCAAGCCTATGGAAGATATTTGTCATGCGTTGATCGAACTGGCAAGACGCGGGAATGTGGAGATCGTATATCCCGTCCATTTGAACCCGAATGTGCAGGAACCTGTCAACAGACTGCTTAAAGGCATGAAACACATTACCCTGCTCCCGCCGCTGGATTATTTGCCGCTCGTCCATTTGATGAAACGCGCCGCGCTTATCCTCACCGACTCAGGCGGGATTCAGGAGGAGGCGCCTGCTTTCGGCATTCCCACACTTGTCCTGCGCGATGTGACTGAACGTCCGGAGGGAGTCGCAGCGGGGACACTCAAACTGGTTGGAACGGAAACCAGCCGCATCGTCGAGGAGGCGAAGCGGCTTTTGGATGATGAATCAGCGTATGCAGAGATGGCCAGAGCGGCCAATCCCTATGGTGATGGTCACGCCTCGGAAAAAATCGTCGAGGCGCTTCTGGCATATGAGTAA
- a CDS encoding prohibitin family protein gives MNISNLLQGIASFAWIGLFGVIVAIFIRASRNQPVKGLSTVVVVLLVAAILLTSVGAGLVFIEPDQLGVVVTAIGGKGIRPEPLNSGLHWVIPFVERVERYSILNQTYTMASAQDEGAYISEDSIQVRTKDGQQVYVDASVIYAIDPVKSVDLYRTWRFTYQDGLVRPQARGIIRDAASQYGVEEIVSSKRAEMQIIITDRLREVFAANNLVLRDFVLRNIRFSDEYAAAVEQKQIAEQQAEQARFVVESKKQEAEQARQIAQGQADAAVIAASGAAEARLIEAQAEAEANRLLAQSLTPTLIEYQYVLKLAPGVNTIFIPSGNQFILPLPDTTSP, from the coding sequence ATGAACATTTCAAACTTGCTTCAGGGAATTGCATCCTTTGCATGGATTGGTTTGTTTGGCGTGATCGTCGCCATTTTTATCCGCGCCAGCCGCAACCAGCCCGTCAAAGGATTAAGCACCGTGGTGGTCGTGCTTTTGGTGGCCGCCATTTTGTTGACTTCGGTGGGTGCCGGGTTGGTGTTCATCGAGCCGGACCAGCTGGGCGTGGTCGTGACAGCCATCGGCGGAAAGGGCATCCGCCCCGAGCCATTGAACTCCGGCCTCCACTGGGTGATCCCATTTGTGGAACGTGTCGAGCGGTATTCGATCCTGAATCAGACATACACAATGGCTTCTGCCCAAGATGAAGGCGCCTACATATCAGAGGATTCGATCCAGGTGCGCACCAAGGATGGCCAGCAGGTGTACGTTGACGCATCCGTCATTTATGCCATCGACCCTGTCAAGTCCGTTGACCTGTATCGTACCTGGCGCTTCACGTACCAGGACGGGCTCGTACGCCCGCAGGCACGCGGTATCATTCGCGATGCGGCTTCGCAATACGGCGTGGAGGAAATCGTCAGTTCCAAACGTGCTGAAATGCAGATTATCATCACCGATAGACTCCGCGAAGTCTTCGCTGCCAACAACCTGGTATTGAGGGATTTCGTGCTGCGCAACATCCGCTTCAGCGATGAATATGCAGCGGCAGTGGAACAGAAGCAGATTGCCGAACAACAGGCGGAACAGGCGCGTTTTGTGGTCGAATCAAAGAAGCAGGAAGCCGAGCAGGCGCGCCAGATCGCACAGGGCCAGGCGGATGCGGCGGTGATCGCAGCGTCAGGCGCGGCGGAAGCGCGCTTGATCGAAGCGCAAGCCGAGGCGGAAGCCAATCGTTTGCTGGCGCAATCCCTAACCCCCACATTGATCGAATATCAATATGTCTTGAAGCTCGCGCCGGGGGTGAATACGATCTTCATCCCAAGCGGCAACCAATTCATTTTGCCCCTGCCGGATACAACTTCACCGTAG
- a CDS encoding ribonuclease D produces the protein MFETLPPPVWVNTKQLLKHMVDDLAAQPRVAVDTESNSLHAFREQVCLLQFSSVKTDYLLDPLVLKDLSSLAPIFANPEIEKVFHAAEYDLICLRRDFGFSFANLFDTMQAARVLGYPAVGLDRLLGDKFGIKMDKRHQKANWAARPLTREQIHYASLDTHYLFDLRDALERELHETERLEFALEDFKRACLLEEQKQKANGESWERFSGRKDLSMRELTILSQLCKWRDQEAENLNRPPYKVVMDEVLVALAKNPPEEKVDLSAAGMSEKQIRLWGGALLVAIRHGVNAPLVHRKPAERKNDAVLRRLEKLKVWRKNIGLEMKVESDIILPKPYLGLLSENPPGNLDELRVLMKDTPSRVEKFGLQILKVLGVKHAN, from the coding sequence ATGTTTGAAACTCTGCCGCCGCCCGTTTGGGTGAATACAAAGCAATTATTAAAGCACATGGTGGATGATCTTGCTGCGCAGCCCCGCGTGGCAGTGGACACCGAGTCCAATAGCCTGCATGCTTTCCGCGAACAGGTTTGTCTATTACAGTTCTCGTCCGTGAAAACAGATTATCTTCTGGACCCTCTTGTTCTAAAAGATCTGAGTTCACTTGCTCCCATCTTTGCGAACCCAGAGATCGAAAAGGTCTTCCATGCGGCTGAATACGACCTGATCTGTCTGCGGCGTGATTTCGGTTTCTCTTTCGCGAACCTGTTCGATACAATGCAGGCTGCGCGGGTGCTGGGGTATCCTGCTGTTGGCCTGGACAGACTGCTGGGTGATAAATTTGGCATAAAAATGGACAAGCGGCATCAAAAGGCAAACTGGGCGGCACGTCCGTTGACCCGCGAACAGATCCACTATGCAAGTCTCGATACGCATTACCTCTTTGACTTGCGTGACGCGCTCGAACGGGAGTTGCATGAAACGGAACGACTGGAGTTCGCGCTGGAGGATTTCAAGCGTGCCTGTTTACTGGAAGAGCAGAAACAAAAAGCGAATGGCGAATCGTGGGAACGCTTTTCGGGCCGCAAGGACCTTTCCATGCGTGAGTTGACCATCCTCTCCCAGCTGTGCAAATGGAGGGATCAGGAAGCTGAAAATCTGAACCGTCCGCCTTACAAGGTGGTGATGGATGAGGTTCTTGTGGCCCTGGCGAAGAACCCGCCTGAGGAAAAGGTTGATCTTTCCGCAGCCGGGATGAGTGAAAAGCAGATCCGCTTGTGGGGGGGGGCGCTCCTGGTCGCAATCAGACATGGGGTGAACGCTCCGCTTGTTCATCGGAAACCGGCGGAACGCAAGAACGATGCGGTCCTGCGTCGGCTGGAGAAATTGAAGGTGTGGCGAAAAAATATCGGGTTGGAAATGAAGGTCGAGTCCGACATCATTCTTCCCAAACCATATTTGGGACTGCTGTCTGAAAACCCGCCAGGGAATTTGGATGAACTAAGGGTGCTGATGAAGGATACGCCTTCACGTGTGGAAAAATTTGGGTTGCAGATCTTGAAGGTGCTTGGAGTGAAACATGCGAATTAA
- a CDS encoding hemolysin family protein, giving the protein MNIGTEVIFILLLVLINGILSMSEAAMIASRKARLQQQAGEGNKAAATVLKLHEDPNIFLSTVQIGITLIGVLSGAVGGATIATAMAGALSKVPYIGPYSTSIALVIVVVVITILTIWLGELVPKRLGINSPERIAQLVAGPMLFISRLFSPFIKLMSNATNFALRLMGVNPSDEPPITEEELQMLIDQGTQAGVFEESEHDMVEGVFSLADQRVYSLMTPRTEIVWLDINDTKEEILEKVANCPYSRFPVRQDSLESIIGIVKSRDLLVTSLSAKEIKLKELAKPVTYIPETMLASRALEILKEKNTEILLVIDEFGGVQGLLTINDILEEIVGEMEGQEPQATQRQDGSWLLDGMLEVDEFKEIFNLGDLPHEDEYETLSGFVMTSLGRVPKTTDHFEWNDLRFEVMDMDGRRVDKVLVTALPKQQSV; this is encoded by the coding sequence ATGAATATAGGTACTGAGGTCATTTTTATTTTGCTGTTGGTTTTGATTAATGGCATTCTTTCGATGTCGGAAGCCGCAATGATCGCGTCGCGAAAAGCCCGCCTGCAGCAACAGGCGGGCGAGGGCAACAAAGCCGCCGCAACGGTTTTGAAACTGCATGAAGACCCCAACATTTTTCTATCCACCGTCCAGATCGGCATCACCCTGATCGGTGTGCTTTCCGGAGCGGTAGGCGGCGCAACCATAGCCACCGCAATGGCAGGAGCCCTTAGCAAAGTGCCCTATATTGGACCATACAGCACTTCGATTGCATTGGTCATTGTTGTGGTGGTCATTACCATTTTGACCATCTGGCTTGGCGAACTGGTTCCCAAGCGACTTGGCATTAATTCCCCGGAGCGAATCGCGCAGCTCGTTGCAGGTCCGATGCTTTTCATATCGCGCCTTTTTTCCCCGTTCATCAAATTGATGAGTAATGCGACAAATTTCGCCCTGCGGCTGATGGGGGTGAACCCGTCTGATGAGCCCCCCATTACGGAGGAGGAGCTGCAAATGCTGATCGACCAAGGCACGCAGGCTGGCGTTTTTGAAGAATCCGAACATGACATGGTCGAAGGTGTGTTCAGCCTTGCCGACCAGCGAGTTTATTCATTGATGACGCCGCGCACGGAGATCGTCTGGCTGGATATCAATGATACCAAGGAGGAGATCCTGGAAAAGGTCGCCAATTGCCCCTACTCTCGATTTCCTGTGCGGCAGGATTCGCTCGAATCAATCATTGGCATTGTCAAATCACGCGACCTGCTCGTAACCAGCTTATCTGCAAAGGAAATCAAACTCAAGGAACTGGCAAAGCCCGTCACGTACATCCCCGAGACCATGCTGGCTTCGCGCGCACTGGAAATCCTAAAGGAGAAGAATACCGAAATCCTGCTGGTAATTGACGAATTCGGCGGCGTGCAGGGACTGTTGACCATCAACGACATCCTCGAAGAGATCGTCGGCGAGATGGAGGGGCAGGAGCCGCAGGCCACCCAGCGGCAGGATGGTTCCTGGCTTTTGGACGGCATGTTGGAGGTGGACGAATTCAAGGAAATATTCAACCTCGGCGACCTTCCGCACGAGGACGAATACGAGACGTTGAGCGGATTCGTAATGACCTCCCTCGGGCGCGTCCCCAAAACCACCGATCACTTTGAATGGAACGACCTGCGTTTCGAAGTGATGGACATGGATGGGCGCCGCGTGGACAAGGTACTGGTCACCGCACTGCCAAAGCAGCAATCCGTGTAA
- a CDS encoding nucleotide sugar dehydrogenase — translation MKFQKICVIGLGYIGLPTAATFAAHGIHTLGVDVNPHVIETLNQGKIHIHEPGLRDAVTKAVQTGNFKAAVQPEEADAFIIAVPTPFQDNKFGEYNGLTYKLADMRAVISAAESILPFLKRGNLVVLESTSPPRTTVDLVAPILARSGLAAGRDFHLAYSPERVLPGQILRELIENARVIGGVTPESAEAGKDLYATFVRGQIIKTDATTAEMVKLMENTYRDVNIAIANEFSRLADKFGVDVWEAISIANLHPRVKILSPGPGVGGHCISVDPWFFVEAAPELTPLIYHARHVNDSQPHFVAETVKHALGSLNGKRIAALGLAYKPDVDDLRESPANDVVHILQEQGAQVLAWEPFKPDAQMQGIQMADSLESALKDADAILLLVRHTEFTKLNPKEIARKTKARILIDAVNGWDSSQWQDAGFNLLKLGAGK, via the coding sequence GTGAAATTTCAAAAAATTTGCGTCATCGGCCTCGGCTATATCGGCCTGCCTACTGCGGCCACCTTTGCCGCTCATGGCATCCACACACTTGGCGTGGATGTCAACCCACACGTCATTGAGACCCTCAATCAAGGAAAAATACACATCCACGAGCCGGGCCTGCGTGATGCAGTAACAAAAGCCGTTCAAACCGGCAATTTCAAAGCTGCCGTTCAGCCCGAAGAGGCAGATGCCTTCATTATTGCCGTCCCCACCCCGTTTCAGGATAATAAATTTGGTGAATACAACGGCCTGACCTACAAGCTGGCGGATATGCGCGCAGTGATCTCCGCCGCTGAATCGATCCTCCCATTTTTGAAGAGAGGGAATTTGGTCGTCCTTGAGTCGACTTCCCCTCCGCGCACCACTGTGGACCTGGTCGCTCCCATTCTCGCTCGTTCCGGACTTGCAGCCGGGCGCGACTTCCATTTGGCATATTCCCCTGAACGGGTTTTGCCCGGGCAGATCCTGCGCGAACTCATCGAGAACGCCCGCGTCATCGGCGGCGTGACCCCCGAATCCGCCGAGGCGGGCAAAGACCTGTACGCGACCTTCGTCAGGGGACAGATCATCAAAACCGACGCGACCACCGCGGAAATGGTCAAACTGATGGAGAATACCTACCGCGATGTCAACATCGCCATTGCCAATGAATTCTCGCGCCTCGCCGACAAATTTGGAGTGGACGTGTGGGAGGCGATCTCGATTGCCAATTTACATCCACGTGTAAAAATCCTCAGCCCCGGTCCTGGTGTCGGCGGGCATTGCATCAGTGTGGATCCCTGGTTCTTCGTGGAAGCTGCCCCGGAACTCACACCGCTCATTTATCATGCAAGGCATGTAAACGATTCCCAGCCGCACTTCGTTGCGGAGACGGTCAAACACGCACTTGGTTCCCTTAATGGAAAAAGGATTGCCGCGCTCGGCCTGGCGTACAAACCCGATGTGGATGACCTGCGCGAAAGCCCCGCCAATGACGTGGTTCATATCCTTCAAGAACAGGGCGCGCAGGTTCTTGCCTGGGAGCCCTTCAAGCCAGATGCGCAAATGCAGGGCATCCAGATGGCAGATTCGCTTGAATCAGCCTTGAAGGATGCAGATGCAATTCTATTGCTCGTAAGACATACTGAATTCACAAAACTCAACCCCAAGGAGATCGCACGGAAAACAAAAGCCAGAATTCTGATTGACGCCGTCAACGGCTGGGACTCAAGCCAGTGGCAAGACGCTGGATTTAACCTCTTAAAATTGGGGGCAGGGAAGTAA
- a CDS encoding NfeD family protein — translation MDFLLDPNVAYLILLGGILLGMMALVTPGTGLFEIGAFFCIVLAGYAVANLSFNWWAILILILSIVPFIYSIQRPKRELFLGLSILLLVVGSVFLFSVDGWRPAVNPLLALVASGAVAGFLWIAVRKSMQAVGARPSHDMDILVGMAGEARTKVHAEGSVYVGGELWSAKSDKAIPAGSVIRVIRREGFVLVVEKSINS, via the coding sequence ATGGACTTTTTACTCGATCCAAACGTTGCGTACCTGATTCTGCTGGGCGGCATTCTGCTCGGAATGATGGCACTGGTGACACCGGGGACCGGCTTGTTCGAAATCGGTGCGTTCTTTTGCATTGTGCTGGCGGGGTATGCGGTTGCAAACCTGTCCTTTAACTGGTGGGCAATCCTCATTCTTATCCTGAGCATTGTGCCGTTCATCTATTCCATTCAAAGGCCAAAGCGCGAGCTGTTCCTTGGGTTATCCATCCTGTTGCTGGTGGTCGGCTCCGTCTTCCTTTTTTCTGTGGATGGATGGAGACCGGCGGTCAATCCTTTGCTTGCCCTGGTTGCATCTGGCGCTGTGGCAGGATTTCTGTGGATTGCAGTCCGTAAATCCATGCAAGCTGTCGGCGCGCGTCCCTCCCACGATATGGATATTTTGGTCGGCATGGCCGGTGAAGCCCGAACAAAAGTCCATGCGGAAGGCAGCGTGTATGTGGGCGGAGAGTTATGGTCCGCCAAGAGCGATAAAGCCATCCCGGCTGGGAGCGTGATTCGAGTAATACGCCGCGAGGGGTTTGTGCTTGTTGTTGAAAAGTCGATCAATTCATAA
- a CDS encoding LysM peptidoglycan-binding domain-containing protein yields MTPEPTSSKTKVCPTCGTRLSENAVRCLVCGTEFSEQPQPKAARKSEKSVQASRMPVITLSLPAAVGILAIVIIIAAVSVFFSLRASAPPGTFNTADTPTPTETPTASPSATATLPATDIPTATLQPPFDYTVGPGETCSLIAFNFNISIQSIIIENNLPSTCPISQGQSLKIPYPTPTVPPPATNTPLPVDATRQACETVPITVQENDTLSSISLNYAVSMDAIKEFNGLTTDNVFLGQRLNVPLCMRAATPGPTPTATIPPPYPAPNLLLPADGAAFTLANDVVTLQWASVGALRDAEAYQITVEDITAAQTRRITDYVTDTKYIVPTSFRPRDNVAHVMRWWITPVRQAGVDDQGQPIWVASGAFSDKRVFTWVGVAVQGTPNP; encoded by the coding sequence ATGACTCCAGAACCCACTTCCAGCAAAACAAAAGTCTGTCCCACCTGCGGAACCCGCCTGAGTGAGAACGCCGTGCGTTGTCTCGTTTGCGGGACGGAATTTAGCGAACAGCCCCAACCGAAGGCTGCCAGGAAAAGTGAAAAATCCGTACAGGCCAGCCGTATGCCGGTGATCACATTGAGCCTGCCGGCGGCGGTCGGGATCCTTGCCATTGTCATCATTATCGCCGCGGTGAGTGTTTTCTTCTCCCTGCGGGCCAGCGCACCTCCCGGTACTTTTAATACTGCCGACACACCCACACCCACTGAAACTCCCACGGCAAGCCCGTCAGCAACTGCCACCCTGCCTGCAACGGACATCCCAACTGCAACGCTCCAACCTCCGTTTGACTATACGGTTGGTCCCGGCGAGACCTGTTCGCTGATTGCATTTAACTTTAATATCTCGATCCAGAGCATCATTATCGAGAACAACCTGCCCTCCACCTGCCCAATCAGTCAGGGGCAGTCGCTCAAGATTCCATATCCCACACCCACGGTCCCACCGCCCGCCACCAACACCCCGCTGCCCGTGGACGCCACCCGGCAGGCCTGCGAAACTGTCCCAATCACGGTGCAGGAAAACGACACACTCTCCAGCATTTCCCTAAACTACGCCGTGTCCATGGATGCCATCAAGGAATTCAACGGCCTCACAACCGATAACGTCTTCCTGGGGCAAAGATTGAACGTACCGTTATGTATGCGTGCCGCCACCCCCGGACCCACCCCCACGGCGACGATTCCGCCTCCCTACCCCGCCCCGAACCTGCTTCTGCCTGCGGACGGAGCCGCCTTCACCCTCGCCAATGACGTCGTCACCCTGCAATGGGCATCCGTCGGCGCACTGCGGGATGCCGAAGCCTACCAGATCACAGTGGAAGATATCACTGCCGCCCAAACCCGCCGCATCACAGATTATGTGACCGACACAAAATACATTGTGCCCACCTCCTTCCGCCCGAGGGACAATGTGGCGCACGTCATGCGCTGGTGGATCACACCCGTACGTCAGGCCGGTGTGGATGATCAAGGCCAGCCGATCTGGGTCGCCTCCGGTGCCTTCAGTGACAAGCGGGTCTTCACCTGGGTGGGCGTTGCCGTTCAAGGCACACCCAATCCCTAG
- the selD gene encoding selenide, water dikinase SelD → MPIPQTGREIRLTTLSACAGUASKLDAEALTQVLRPIQGVFDSASYPDLLVGLTSPDDAAVWRLSDDKALVVTTDFFTPVVDTPYEYGAIAAANSLSDVYAMGGQPFLALNIAALPDNLPPEISSEIIRGGAEKAHEAGVVIAGGHTVKDKEPKYGLVAIGFVDPHRMISKGGLRVGDILVLTKPLGGGVTTTALKQEKAEEAHVHEAIGWMSRLNKTASQVAGEFDVRGGTDITGFGLLGHAAEMAKASGVSLQIEYSKLPFLSGARGYAEKGIFPGGAFDNKGYFEKNVKFNEKLDEPAQLLLFDPQTSGGLLFGLVHEKLSAFESRARELNQPYWLVGEAREGKGIEVG, encoded by the coding sequence ATGCCGATCCCACAAACTGGACGCGAAATCCGCCTGACGACTCTTTCCGCCTGCGCGGGTTGAGCATCCAAACTTGATGCGGAAGCGCTGACGCAGGTTCTGCGTCCCATCCAAGGCGTCTTTGACTCCGCCTCCTATCCGGACCTGCTGGTTGGTCTGACCAGCCCGGATGACGCGGCTGTTTGGCGTTTAAGTGATGACAAAGCACTTGTGGTCACCACGGATTTCTTCACCCCTGTTGTGGATACGCCTTATGAATACGGCGCGATTGCCGCGGCAAACAGTCTCTCGGATGTGTATGCGATGGGCGGGCAACCTTTCCTTGCGTTGAACATTGCCGCATTGCCGGATAATTTACCCCCTGAAATCTCCAGCGAAATAATCCGTGGCGGGGCAGAGAAAGCACACGAGGCGGGCGTGGTCATTGCCGGCGGGCATACGGTCAAGGACAAGGAACCAAAATACGGGCTGGTGGCGATCGGTTTCGTCGATCCGCATAGGATGATCAGCAAGGGCGGACTCAGAGTTGGTGACATCCTCGTGCTGACAAAACCGCTTGGCGGCGGTGTGACCACGACCGCTTTAAAACAAGAGAAAGCCGAGGAGGCGCATGTCCATGAAGCCATCGGGTGGATGTCCCGTTTGAACAAGACTGCATCGCAGGTTGCAGGTGAGTTCGATGTGCGGGGCGGCACGGATATTACCGGCTTCGGCCTCCTTGGTCATGCCGCGGAAATGGCGAAGGCTTCCGGCGTTTCATTGCAGATCGAATATTCAAAACTTCCCTTCCTGAGCGGCGCGCGCGGATATGCTGAAAAGGGCATCTTCCCCGGCGGCGCGTTTGATAACAAGGGATATTTTGAGAAGAATGTAAAGTTTAACGAAAAACTGGATGAACCCGCCCAACTGCTCCTCTTCGATCCGCAGACCAGCGGTGGACTATTGTTTGGACTGGTGCACGAAAAATTATCAGCGTTCGAATCCCGCGCAAGAGAACTGAACCAGCCTTACTGGCTGGTCGGCGAGGCGCGTGAGGGAAAGGGAATCGAGGTAGGCTAG